In Nomia melanderi isolate GNS246 chromosome 4, iyNomMela1, whole genome shotgun sequence, the following are encoded in one genomic region:
- the zfh2 gene encoding Zn finger homeodomain 2 isoform X4, whose translation MPSSEPHPPQYHLQHHNIPPSHLQQQTSNAIGQHQLYQQLVAAHHQQQQQQQHHQQHHQQQQQRQQQHGGPFQNSPYTQQKQEMSPEEEGGRGGGSPPAAGAALHQPHHPRTASPPSGTEPCTRDAIPTPTPIADTTTTTTTTTMTMQSQGQQQQEQQGPSPSPSPTGGDVEKFDGKIVYNPDGSAYIIEGESELSEDDSLPDGCIVDGRGVSVPHSLVFPQIASAYYVSRLYAHQAYQQQQQQQQQRSAAQQHNPDLPVMHSYRVISYRSAEGSKQPPPPPSAPPPPAASVPVKPILMCFICKLSFGYAKSFVAHAQGEHQLTLMDDERQVLSHSTASAIIQAVGRGKQPLVSFLEPVTNSTCPQSSPAQIQSQQQQQRSDSNDHETPTTTSTPASTPGVPSSPQQQQQQQQQQQRPSPSTPTTPTSHSNHPLAYNHQQPQQHQWTGAQVSAASWAKAPDAAGIHYTSPPPQSSSTKGSPSSYAALTQQPPNFLTGTTIGVCPEHMQGRPSGVECPKCELILASSRLAGPGGPLAGIHSRNSCKTLKCPKCNWHYKYQETLEIHMKEKHPESETSCIYCIAGQPHPRLARGETYTCGYKPYRCEVCNYSTTTKGNLSIHMQSDKHLNNMQELQQGGGGSSGTSNPSSSQDAPMPTRSPHHQQNHSPHISGQAGSQNKPKPTFRCDVCNYETNVARNLRIHMTSEKHTHNMLVLQQNVKHMQTLSALQSHHQQAQHHHQQAQQQHQQQLEQLLHLGGLDKPQHAEAALADMAYNQALLIQMMTGGQLPPQLPPEIMGGMASMSAMGNLGGDVGLSPDSMDPPPEPADPDPAHLYQCCVCNNFATDSLEALGHHLAVDRTRTREGEILALVAGHFVCKLCSYKTNLKANFQLHCKTDKHLQRLQHVNHVKEGGPRNEWKLKYLASPTSAAQLRCHACDYYTNSAHKLALHAASPRHEAAALLLRHLLEASANVPTQGKLYHCALCGFSARHRLPLLQHVRSLRHLQMEQLHQLHRRSGIQGNETPHTDIGDVFQVVGDPDAPPAQQSSPTTPTTPNATSVNSERREEGSDCGNEVKQEPDNEQETEQEPENEHEDVVCPYCTYQPTSREELRQHLQVAHVQDSDEKTETVKEEPPPELLCPLCQDGFRERSALEKHVMQIHSVNADGLQRLLLLVDQSHWLNNNPRNTSTPAVTTPTSPTTTTKPPQEEDVSERSATDEIEEITRCTVCGRICRSLEELQQHHRETHPATTPTLAVSEKHVYKYRCGQCSLAFKTLEKLQQHSQYHAIRDATKCALCGRSFRSVQALQRHLESTHADLHEDELAQYKQSLLHAHPLLQALTEESFRRQGNLSGEQSVEDEASKAEEEESDASDSSPLHKEQRLLEDYLNSQPVAEDSYHDPGRKFKCHRCKLAFTRQSYLTGHNKTLLHRKGEKMSYPMEKYLDPNRPYKCDVCKESFTQKNILLVHYNSVSHLHKLKRAMQEQGNNNTLISVVPPASPTESPDSQQDQDKKPYKCNICKVAYSQGSTLDIHMRSVLHQTRASKLPDLAASGQLDLARPLIEQPPPTSPNSPPVNLNTSGSGMLSCPRCSALFVNQEQLATHQQLYCIFSNPLALFQQLAASQQLVPSTPAKTPPPTSTTPGPQQHLQQSVQHSSQTTQDILSQPRHKTSQMYKHLLESFGFDLVMQFNENHQRRQRKEEEAAAALQAQQEQQKQEQQKQALAAQAAREREEEAEEAADDDVIPELTRSTCQHCNKEFSSVWVLKAHCEEVHRDLVPREFLEKYAQQFKCEYEKKSVVVTVATSSSTSSGPRSSTPASGQPQDLSSDKEQREKEKEESSESKERVSKTPEATSTTPATTPALSNTPVSSTDSTTTTVLPSNQSHHSQQQQQQQQQQQQQQQQQQQQQQQQQQQQQQQQQHAQLTLAQQMSEMQAALNAMAASQLQQQLQQYPGLMMGMMGLPLGLNVPALAAMNLQPPLVPMMLPPPPYDGAATAYPPINAQADLLAKQHLALQQQQAAAASAAASQKRARTRITDEQLKILRAHFDINNSPGEEQILDMAAQSGLPPKVIKHWFRNTLFKERQRNKDSPYNFNNPPSTTLNLEEYEKTGEAKVTPLNSSVSGSSSSDDKSPNKQASPPPSATSVNTSQASEIKQEIQEQPQCHVQQSSLQHQEEQQHHSPGSSGGQQSRPHSPALSISSVFPSMHHDVSSHSSTTTNAPSTPMLPPKLGPQNFASPNPGPGGVVPGAIAAMALTPQRSLSPGRGPTDYSFGGSSNGNSSSGNSSGKRANRTRFTDYQIKVLQEFFENNAYPKDDDLEYLSKLLGLSPRVIVVWFQNARQKARKVYENQPAAEPVTSGNREGDDGSGRFQRTPGLNYQCKKCLLVFQRYYELIRHQKTHCFKEEDAKRSAQAQAAAAQVAAVLSSEDSNSSSTTTTTNVTSNNPSTAPALTEQLQQPLNTTTPPHHQQQTMTQTHQQPQQQQQQQMQQQSQSQSQPQSQSQTESKEGSFQCDKCNLMFGRFELWREHQLVHIMNPSLFPPAYPPDSPFGILQQQALTATSGVSSETSHPLIAMMQDRKRKYEEFDDGTGGESRSNSEHSEQPKDKRLRTTILPEQLDYLYQKYQVESNPSRKMLETIAREVGLKKRVVQVWFQNTRARERKGQFRAHSQVINKRCPFCPALFKVKSALESHLSSKHADQVARGEVNIDNIPDEELSMESAPSNPSTPNMMPPLFPPFNTDMEASLKKYYEESMKRYISELQAHASNGKQEASNHQSAGNNSGESPLDLSKPVDLSRPMKLSLGGLSNLLEEQHGMHFRGGSDCGPLTDLSERSICDDDSMSETTEFLDDESGPASPASSTQSSRQGSASVGTGSATVPTVTGTGGGTGQSSGKRYRTQMSATQVKVMKSLFSDYKTPTMAECEMLGREIGLPKRVVQVWFQNARAKEKKARLAAGLPAEGSAVQPHRGPTGPDECRLCSVRYSAKSPLQEHVFSRRHIESVRVAVEEGSLVPPTPGAPITPAGNVAAAAAAAAAAAAAAGMGNASVVGPAGQQTSQQQQSDENMMYGSLFLHPTAMFQPQQQQHPGAATPSTATTTPVSAVQVDHAGQVLSQPQSRPGHQQ comes from the exons ATGCCCTCCAGTGAGCCTCATCCCCCCCAGTACCACCTTCAGCACCACAACATTCCTCCCTCGCATCTTCAGCAGCAAACGTCAAACGCGATCGGGCAGCATCAGCTCTATCAGCAGCTGGTGGCGGCCCATcatcagcaacagcaacagcagcaacatcACCAACAACaccaccagcagcagcagcagcgtcAACAGCAACACGGCGGGCCCTTTCAAAATTCCCCGTACACGCAGCAGAAGCAGGAGATGAGCCCGGAGGAGGAGGGGGGTCGAGGGGGCGGGTCCCCCCCGGCAGCGGGGGCTGCGCTGCACCAGCCCCACCACCCCCGCACGGCTAGTCCACCCTCGGGCACGGAACCCTGCACCCGCGATGCAATACCAACGCCTACACCGATCGCGGACACCACAACAACGACCACCACCACTACTATGACCATGCAATCGCAAGGGCAGCAACAACAAGAGCAGCAAGGTCCGAGCCCGAGCCCGAGTCCGACGGGCGGCGACGTCGAGAAATTCGACGGGAAGATCGTGTACAACCCGGACGGTTCCGCGTACATAATTGAGGGTGAGAGCGAGTTGAGCGAGGACGATTCCCTGCCGGACGGCTGCATCGTGGACGGTCGTGGTGTCTCCGTTCCCCATTCGCTGGTATTTCCTCAAATTGCTAGCGCGTACTACGTTTCACGCCTGTACGCTCATCAAGCGTaccagcagcagcaacagcaacagcagcaacgtTCCGCGGCTCAACAACACAATCCCGATCTTCCCGTGATGCACAGCTACCGGGTGATCAGTTACAGAAGCGCCGAGGGCAGCAAACAACCGCCCCCGCCTCCGtcggcgccgccgccgccagcaGCCTCGGTCCCCGTGAAACCGATCCTGATGTGTTTCATATGCAAGCTGAGTTTCGGCTACGCGAAGAGCTTCGTGGCGCACGCACAGGGTGAACACCAGCTCACCCTGATGGACGACGAAAGACAGGTGTTGTCCCATTCGACCGCGTCGGCTATCATACAGGCGGTGGGCAGGGGCAAACAGCCACTGGTCAGCTTCCTGGAGCCAGTGACCAACTCCACGTGTCCGCAGTCGTCGCCCGCGCAGATACAGAgccagcaacaacagcaacgcTCCGACTCCAACGATCACGAGACACCGACGACGACCAGCACGCCGGCCAGCACACCCGGGGTGCCGAGCAGCCcccaacagcagcagcagcaacagcaacaacaacagagGCCGTCGCCGAGCACACCCACCACTCCCACGTCACACTCAAATCATCCACTCGCGTACAATCATCAACAACCGCAGCAACACCAATGGACCGGGGCGCAGGTCAGCGCTGCCTCCTGGGCCAAGGCGCCGGACGCTGCGGGCATACACTACACGTCACCGCCTCCTCAGAGTTCGTCCACGAAAGGCTCGCCGTCTTCTTACGCCGCTTTGACCCAACAACCCCCAAACTTCTTGACGGGCACCACTATCGGCGTCTGCCCGGAACACATGCAAGGTAGACCCAGCGGGGTTGAGTGTCCTAAATGTGAACTGATTCTCGCCAGCAGCCGGTTAGCTGGTCCAGGTGGTCCACTAGCCGGTATTCACAGTCGAAACTCGTGCAAAACGCTCAAGTGTCCCAAATGTAACTGGCATTACAAGTATCAGGAGACCTTGGAGATACACATGAAGGAGAAGCACCCGGAGAGCGAGACCTCCTGCATATACTGCATCGCTGGCCAGCCTCACCCCAGGTTAGCGCGCGGTGAAACTTACACGTGTGGGTACAAACCATACAGATGCGAGGTGTGCAACTATTCGACCACGACCAAGGGGAATCTCAGTATTCACATGCAGAGCGACAAGCATCTGAACAACATGCAGGAGTTGCAGCAAGGCGGTGGCGGCAGTTCGGGTACCAGTAACCCGTCGTCGTCGCAGGACGCACCGATGCCCACGAGGAGTCCTCATCACCAACAAAATCACAGCCCGCACATCTCCGGCCAAGCAGGGAGCCAGAACAAACCGAAGCCGACGTTTCGCTGCGACGTATGCAACTATGAGACCAACGTCGCGCGCAATCTTAGGATACACATGACCAGCGAGAAGCATACGCACAACATGCTGGTCCTGCAACAGAATGTGAAACACATGCAGACGCTGTCCGCGTTACAGTCGCATCACCAGCAGGCGCAGCATCATCATCAGCAAGCGCAACAGCAACACCAACAGCAGCTCGAGCAGTTGCTCCATCTAGGCGGTCTGGACAAACCGCAGCACGCGGAGGCGGCTCTCGCCGACATGGCTTACAATCAGGCACTGTTGATCCAGATGATGACCGGTGGTCAGCTGCCGCCCCAGCTACCGCCGGAGATCATGGGCGGAATGGCAAGCATGAGTGCGATGGGGAATCTCGGCGGCGACGTTGGACTATCACCGGACAGTATGGACCCACCTCCAGAACCAGCCGATCCCGATCCGGCTCATCTTTATCAGTGCTGCGTATGTAACAACTTCGCGACCGACTCTTTAGAAGCTCTGGGTCATCACCTGGCCGTGGACAGAACACGAACGCGGGAGGGAGAGATCCTGGCTCTAGTAGCCGGCCACTTCGTCTGCAAACTTTGTTCCTATAAAACCAACTTGAAGGCGAACTTCCAACTGCACTGCAAGACGGACAAGCACCTGCAGCGTCTGCAGCACGTAAACCATGTGAAAGAGGGCGGACCACGGAACGAGTGGAAGCTGAAGTATTTGGCGTCGCCTACCAGCGCGGCGCAGTTACGCTGCCACGCGTGCGATTACTACACCAACAGCGCCCATAAGTTGGCACTTCATGCCGCCTCGCCGCGGCACGAGGCCGCCGCTCTGCTCCTTCGGCATTTGCTTGAGGCGAGCGCTAATGTGCCCACCCAGGGCAAGCTTTATCACTGCGCCCTGTGCGGGTTTAGCGCGAGGCACAGATTGCCGCTGCTGCAGCATGTCCGCTCGCTCAGACACCTTCAGATGGAACAGTTGCATCAGCTTCATCGACGGAGCGGCATACAAGGGAATGAAACACCGCACACCGACATCGGCGACGTTTTTCAAGTCGTCGGCGATCCAGACGCGCCACCCGCGCAGCAGTCCAGCCCGACCACACCGACCACTCCAAACGCCACCAGTGTCAACAGCG AACGACGAGAAGAGGGTAGCGACTGCGGCAACGAAGTGAAACAAGAACCGGACAACGAACAAGAGACCGAACAAGAACCAGAGAACGAGCACGAAGACGTCGTGTGCCCGTATTGCACTTATCAACCAACGTCTCGCGAAGAACTGAGGCAACACTTGCAGGTAGCCCACGTCCAAGACTCCGACGAGAAAACGGAAACCGTGAAAGAGGAACCGCCGCCTGAATTGCTATGTCCGTTGTGTCAAGACGGCTTCAGGGAACGGTCAGCATTGGAGAAGCATGTGATGCAGATTCACTCGGTGAACGCGGACGGACTGCAACGACTCCTACTTCTGGTCGACCAGAGCCACTGGCTGAACAACAATCCGAGAAATACCTCGACGCCAGCGGTGACCACGCCAACGTCGCCAACCACCACCACGAAACCCCCTCAGGAAGAGGACGTCAGTGAACGCAGTGCCACCGACGAAATCGAAGAAATCACTCGATGCACGGTGTGTGGGCGAATTTGCCGTTCCCTCGAAGAACTACAGCAACATCACCGGGAGACACATCCAGCCACCACGCCAACATTAGCAGTCAGCGAGAAGCACGTGTACAAGTATCGATGCGGTCAGTGCAGCCTGGCGTTCAAAACACTAGAGAAATTACAGCAGCACTCGCAATACCACGCGATAAGGGACGCAACGAAGTGTGCGCTCTGCGGCCGATCGTTTCGCTCGGTACAAGCGCTCCAAAGACATCTGGAGTCGACGCACGCGGATCTCCACGAGGATGAACTGGCGCAATACAAGCAGAGCCTACTGCACGCTCATCCCCTTCTTCAAGCGCTTACCGAGGAAAGTTTTCGGAGGCAAGGTAACCTAAGCGGTGAGCAAAGCGTGGAAGACGAGGCTAGCAAAGCTGAAGAAGAGGAGAGCGACGCGAGTGACTCGTCGCCACTGCACAAAGAACAACGTCTTCTGGAGGACTATCTGAACAGCCAGCCGGTCGCCGAGGATTCGTACCACGACCCCGGCAGGAAGTTTAAATGTCATCGGTGCAAGCTCGCGTTCACGAGACAAAGCTACTTAACAGGACACAACAAGACGCTGTTGCATCGCAAGGGAGAGAAGATGTCCTACCCGATGGAGAAGTATTTAGACCCGAATAGGCCGTACAAATGTGACGTGTGCAAAGAAAGTTTCACCCAGAAGAATATACTTTTGGTTCACTACAACAGCGTGAGTCACCTGCACAAACTGAAGAGGGCGATGCAAGAGCAAGGTAACAACAACACGCTAATCTCGGTGGTCCCGCCAGCTAGTCCGACCGAGTCGCCCGACTCCCAGCAGGATCAAGATAAGAAACCGTACAAGTGTAACATCTGTAAGGTAGCTTACTCTCAAGGCAGCACATTGGACATACACATGAGGAGCGTGTTGCACCAGACAAGAGCCAGCAAACTGCCAGACTTAGCGGCTAGCGGGCAACTAGACCTAGCCCGACCGTTGATCGAACAACCACCGCCGACCAGCCCGAACAGCCCACCGGTAAACCTCAATACTAGTGGCTCGGGGATGCTCTCCTGTCCCCGATGCAGCGCTCTGTTCGTGAACCAAGAGCAACTGGCGACGCACCAGCAGCTCTACTGCATCTTCAGCAATCCGTTGGCGTTGTTTCAACAACTAGCAGCGTCACAGCAACTGGTCCCGTCCACTCCAGCTAAAACGCCACCTCCGACCTCCACCACACCGGGGCCTCAGCAACACTTGCAGCAGAGCGTTCAGCACTCATCCCAAACGACGCAGGACATCCTATCGCAGCCGCGCCATAAGACCTCGCAAATGTACAAACATCTTCTAGAGAGCTTCGGGTTCGACCTGGTGATGCAGTTTAACGAGAACCACCAGAGACGGCAGCGGAAAGAGGAAGAAGCGGCTGCCGCTCTTCAAGCGCAACAAGAACAGCAGAAGCAGGAGCAACAGAAACAGGCACTGGCTGCGCAGGCAGCTCGCGAGAGGGAAGAGGAAGCTGAGGAGGCGGCGGATGACGATGTGATACCAGAGTTGACTAGAAGCACTTGCCAGCACTGCAATAAAGAATTCAGTAGCGTTTGGGTATTAAAGGCGCACTGCGAAGAGGTGCATCGTGATCTGGTTCCCCGCGAGTTTTTGGAGAAGTACGCGCAGCAGTTCAAGTGCGAGTACGAGAAGAAAAGTGTTGTGGTGACTGTCGCGACGTCGTCGTCCACATCGTCCGGACCCAGAAGTTCCACTCCTGCGTCCGGTCAACCGCAGGATCTTAGTTCAGATAAGGAGCAAcgtgaaaaagagaaagaggaaagttcCGAGAGTAAAGAGCGCGTTAGCAAGACACCGGAAGCCACGTCGACTACTCCTGCCACCACTCCTGCGTTGAGCAACACGCCCGTGTCGAGTACCGATTCGACCACAACCACCGTGTTGCCAAGCAATCAGTCGCATCATtcgcaacagcaacagcagcagcagcaacaacagcagcagcagcagcaacaacaacagcagcaacagcaacagcaacagcaacagcagcagcagcaacaacaacatgCTCAGCTTACTTTGGCTCAACAGATGTCCGAAATGCAAGCTGCTCTAAACGCCATGGCGGCCTCCCAGTTGCAACAACAACTTCAACAATACCCGGGATTGATGATGGGAATGATGGGCTTACCGCTTGGACTGAACGTTCCTGCTCTCGCGGCGATGAATCTCCAACCACCTTTGGTACCCATGATGCTGCCTCCGCCGCCGTATGATGGTGCTGCTACCGCTTATCCGCCGATCAACGCTCAAGCTGATCTCCTTGCTAAACAACATCTCGCTTTGCAACAACAACAGGCAGCAGCT GCAAGCGCAGCCGCCTCTCAGAAACGGGCGcgcactcgcataacagacgAACAGCTTAAAATCCTACGAGCGCATTTCGATATTAACAATTCACCGGGCGAGGAGCAGATACTGGACATGGCGGCTCAAAGCGGCCTGCCGCCGAAAGTGATCAAACACTGGTTCCGGAACACGTTGTTCAAGGAACGGCAGCGCAACAAGGACAGCCCGTATAATTTCAACAATCCGCCGAGCACCACCTTAAATCTCGAGGAGTATGAGAAAACCGGGGAGGCGAAAGTGACCCCATTAAATTCTAGCGTGTCCGGGAGCAGCTCCTCGGATGACAAGAGCCCGAACAAGCAAGCGTCTCCGCCACCGTCCGCGACAAGCGTCAACACGTCTCAGGCGAGCGAGATAAAACAGGAAATACAAGAGCAACCGCAGTGTCACGTGCAGCAATCGTCGTTGCAGCATCAGGAGGAGCAGCAACATCACTCGCCGGGCAGCTCTGGCGGCCAGCAATCCCGGCCGCATTCCCCAGCGCTGAGCATCAGCTCGGTATTTCCCAGCATGCACCACGACGTCTCGTCGCACTCGTCAACAACGACGAATGCGCCGAGTACTCCGATGCTTCCGCCGAAACTAGGACCACAGAATTTCGCTAGCCCAAATCCTGGACCGGGCGGAGTCGTGCCAGGCGCTATAGCAGCCATGGCTTTGACGCCGCAAAGATCATTGAGCCCTGGTCGCGGACCGACCGACTACTCGTTCGGCGGCAGCTCGAACGGCAACAGCTCGTCGGGCAATAGCTCCGGGAAACGCGCGAACCGGACCAGATTCACGGATTATCAGATCAAGGTGCTACAAGAATTCTTCGAAAATAACGCGTACCCTAAGGACGACGACCTAGAGTATCTGAGCAAGTTGCTCGGCTTGAGCCCGCGCGTGATTGTGGTTTGGTTCCAGAACGCGAGACAAAAGGCGCGCAAGGTGTACGAAAATCAGCCAGCCGCGGAGCCGGTGACATCGGGGAACCGCGAAGGTGACGACGGGTCCGGCAGATTCCAAAGGACACCGGGGTTGAATTACCAGTGCAAGAAGTGTTTGCTGGTGTTCCAGAGATACTACGAGCTGATCAGACACCAGAAGACCCATTGCTTCAAAGAGGAGGATGCGAAGCGGAGCGCGCAAGCGCAGGCAGCTGCGGCCCAAGTGGCCGCTGTTTTGAGTTCTGAGGACAGCAACAGCAGTTCCACGACGACCACCACCAACGTGACATCGAACAACCCGAGCACGGCGCCCGCGCTGACCGAACAACTGCAACAACCGTTGAACACCACCACTCCTCCCCACCATCAGCAACAGACGATGACACAGACGCATCAGCAGCcccaacagcagcaacagcagcagatGCAGCAGCAATCGCAGTCGCAGTCCCAGCCGCAGTCCCAGTCTCAGACCGAGTCCAAGGAGGGCAGTTTCCAGTGCGACAAATGTAACCTGATGTTCGGACGATTCGAGCTGTGGCGCGAGCATCAGCTAGTACATATCATGAACCCGTCCCTGTTCCCACCCGCATACCCGCCGGACTCGCCGTTCGGCATTCTGCAGCAACAAGCGTTGACCGCCACCTCTGGTGTCTCGTCGGAAACCTCCCACCCGCTAATCGCGATGATGCAAGACAGAAAAAGGAAATATGAGGAGTTCGACGATGGGACGGGCGGCGAATCTCGTTCGAACTCCGAGCACAGCGAGCAGCCGAAGGACAAGCGATTGCGGACGACGATACTCCCGGAACAATTAGACTATCTCTACCAGAAATACCAGGTTGAGTCAAACCCTTCGAGAAAGATGCTCGAGACAATCGCCCGCGAGGTTGGCCTAAAGAAGCGCGTGGTCCAGGTCTGGTTCCAGAACACTCGGGCCCGCGAGCGCAAGGGCCAGTTCCGCGCACACAGTCAGGTGATCAACAAGCGTTGCCCGTTCTGCCCGGCATTGTTCAAAGTGAAGTCCGCGCTGGAATCGCATCTCAGCAGCAAGCACGCTGACCAAGTGGCTCGCGGCGAGGTGAACATCGACAACATCCCCGACGAAGAGCTCTCGATGGAGTCCGCGCCCTCCAACCCTAGCACGCCGAACATGATGCCACCGTTGTTCCCACCATTCAACACCGACATGGAGGCTTCCCTGAAGAAGTATTACGAGGAGTCAATGAAGCGGTATATCAGCGAACTCCAAGCGCACGCGAGCAACGGCAAGCAGGAagcctcgaaccaccagagtgCAGGCAACAACAGCGGCGAGTCGCCGTTGGATCTCAGCAAGCCGGTCGATCTCAGTCGGCCGATGAAACTTAGCCTCGGCGGGCTGAGCAATCTCCTCGAGGAACAGCACGGCATGCATTTCCGGGGTGGCAGCGATTGCGGGCCACTGACCGATCTGTCCGAGCGCAGCATCTGCGACGACGACAGCATGAGCGAGACCACGGAATTCCTGGATGACGAGAGCGGCCCGGCGAGCCCAGCATCCAGCACGCAGAGCTCGCGGCAGGGCTCTGCTTCCGTGGGTACCGGGAGCGCTACTGTTCCAACGGTGACCGGCACCGGCGGCGGGACCGGCCAATCTAGCGGCAAGAGGTATCGCACTCAGATGTCCGCGACCCAGGTGAAGGTGATGAAGTCGCTGTTCTCGGACTACAAGACGCCCACCATGGCCGAGTGTGAGATGCTAGGTCGCGAGATCGGCCTACCGAAGCGCGTGGTACAG GTCTGGTTCCAGAACGCCCGCGCCAAGGAAAAGAAAGCTAGATTGGCGGCAGGACTGCCGGCCGAGGGCTCGGCCGTGCAGCCGCACCGCGGCCCGACCGGGCCCGACGAGTGCAGGCTCTGCTCGGTCCGGTACTCGGCGAAGTCGCCGCTCCAGGAGCACGTGTTCTCGCGACGGCACATCGAGTCGGTGCGCGTCGCCGTCGAGGAGGGCAGCTTGGTGCCGCCGACGCCCGGCGCGCCGATCACCCCTGCCGGGAACGTGGCCgcagcagccgcagccgcagccgcagctgCCGCCGCGGCGGGAATGGGGAATGCGTCGGTGGTCGGCCCAGCCGGCCAGCAGACCAGCCAGCAACAGCAGTCGGACGAAAATATGATGTACGGATCCTTGTTCCTTCACCCCACGGCGATGTTCCagccgcagcagcagcaacaccCGGGTGCCGCGACGCCTAGCACGGCTACCACCACGCCCG